A region of Culicoides brevitarsis isolate CSIRO-B50_1 chromosome 1, AGI_CSIRO_Cbre_v1, whole genome shotgun sequence DNA encodes the following proteins:
- the LOC134838011 gene encoding O-phosphoseryl-tRNA(Sec) selenium transferase isoform X2, producing MSDERVKKSIESLVGKSYAEIALDGRQSRTNIFTQFLEKKKLPEKGFSDEIIEELLNYLSSLDSNNFPNTCGVGEREGRVYSKLVSRINFNFSHGIGRSGSLTESQPKAVGSTMLARLTECLLLDLIKLAGVPSAQKCLLVPMATGMTLVLIFLSLRQLRPKAKFILWSRIDQKSCFKAISTAGFTPVIIDTVQAEDELKTDVDEFENLIQEIGAENIACIYSTTSCFAPRACDDLLALSKLARDFDIPHVVNNAYGLQSTFLTHQIEQATKKGRIDVFVSSADKNLMVPVSGCIVAGFNEELKIERIADTYAGRATSASALNVFITLLSMGREDFLRLVKERKENFAYLKEKLTNLAEKYNEKVLLTKNNPISVAFTLENFENETSIGSMLFKRGVSGARVVPKRDAKEICGFKFEGWGSHTSNFNQSYLTAAVGIGAKREEIDTFITKLDKVLAKETRN from the exons atgagCGACGAAAGGGTAAAAAAGTCCATTGAGAGCCTCGTTGGCAAAAGTTATGCTGAAATCGCGTTAGATGGAAGGCAAAGTAGAACAAACATCTTCACACAATTCCtcgaaaag aaaaaactGCCGGAAAAGGGATTTTCAGatgaaataattgaagaaCTGTTGAATTATTTGTCATCTTTGGACAGTAACAACTTTCCCAATACTTGCGGCGTCGGCGAACGAGAAGGAAGAGTCTACAGTA agctCGTATCTCGaataaacttcaatttttcacacgGAATCGGGCGTTCAGGCAGTTTGACAGAATCTCAACCGAAAGCTGTTGGCAGTACGATGCTCGCTCGTCTCACGGAATGTCTTCTTTTGGATCTCATCAAGCTCGCGGGCGTCCCAAGTGCGCAAAAATGCCTTCTTGTACCGATGGCGACGGGAATGACgctcgttttaatttttttaagtcttcgCCAACTTCGTCCCAAGGCAAAATTCATTCTTTGGTCTcgaatcgatcaaaaatcctGTTTCAAGGCAATTTCCACAGCTGGATTTACGCCCGTAATAATCGACACTGTTCAAGCGGAGGACGAACTTAAAACGGATGTTGACGaatttgagaatttaattcaagaaatCGGCGCGGAAAACATCGCTTGCATTTATTCGACGACAAGTTGCTTTGCGCCGCGTGCCTGTGACGATTTACTCGCGTTATCAAAGCTTGCGAGAGATTTCGACATTCCTCATGTTGTTAACAACGCTTATGGACTTCAAAGTACCTTTTTGACGCATCAAATTGAACAAGCCACGAAAAAGGGGAGAATTGATGTTTTTGTCTCGAGTGCCGATAAGAACCTCATGGTACCCGTGAGTGGTTGCATCGTCGCTGGATTCAatgaagagctgaaaattgaaagaattgCCGATACTTATGCCGGGAGAGCAACGTCAGCGTCGGCTTTGAATGTTTTTATCACGCTTTTGTCGATGGGAAGAGAGGATTTTTTGCGACTCGTTAAGGaaaggaaagaaaattttgcgtatttgaaggaaaaattgacaaatttggcGGAAAAATATAACGAAAAAGTGCTGCTGACCAAAAATAATCCGATTTCTGTGGCTTTTACAttggaaaatttcgaaaatgaaaCGAGTATTGGGTCAATGTTGTTCAAACGAGGCGTTTCGGGAGCAAGAGTTGTACCAAAAAGAGATGCTAAAGAAATTTGTGGATTTAAATTcgaag gTTGGGGATCTCACACAAGCAACTTTAACCAATCATATCTCACCGCAGCTGTCGGAATTGGCGCCAAACGAGAAGAAATCGACACATTCATCACCAAACTCGACAAAGTACTTGCCAAAGAAACGA gaaatTAA
- the LOC134838011 gene encoding O-phosphoseryl-tRNA(Sec) selenium transferase isoform X1: MSDERVKKSIESLVGKSYAEIALDGRQSRTNIFTQFLEKKKLPEKGFSDEIIEELLNYLSSLDSNNFPNTCGVGEREGRVYSKLVSRINFNFSHGIGRSGSLTESQPKAVGSTMLARLTECLLLDLIKLAGVPSAQKCLLVPMATGMTLVLIFLSLRQLRPKAKFILWSRIDQKSCFKAISTAGFTPVIIDTVQAEDELKTDVDEFENLIQEIGAENIACIYSTTSCFAPRACDDLLALSKLARDFDIPHVVNNAYGLQSTFLTHQIEQATKKGRIDVFVSSADKNLMVPVSGCIVAGFNEELKIERIADTYAGRATSASALNVFITLLSMGREDFLRLVKERKENFAYLKEKLTNLAEKYNEKVLLTKNNPISVAFTLENFENETSIGSMLFKRGVSGARVVPKRDAKEICGFKFEGWGSHTSNFNQSYLTAAVGIGAKREEIDTFITKLDKEINSHQLSNIQILNEIDPQDLLHETEEDSFQFFEVKTEDVDFTYETFDEDSVTISHKRKADEELSASKNFFKCGFCDATFNRKYNAERHERKVHGKLQTKSLPDTMEINRIETRFESKKNIQKIESADRKFKCRYCIASFTKKFNADRHEKEFHGKKSNEKKSLENPCEKLHEIIKRGKPSSKQFKCRYCDETFTRKFNQKRHENNFHTVEK; this comes from the exons atgagCGACGAAAGGGTAAAAAAGTCCATTGAGAGCCTCGTTGGCAAAAGTTATGCTGAAATCGCGTTAGATGGAAGGCAAAGTAGAACAAACATCTTCACACAATTCCtcgaaaag aaaaaactGCCGGAAAAGGGATTTTCAGatgaaataattgaagaaCTGTTGAATTATTTGTCATCTTTGGACAGTAACAACTTTCCCAATACTTGCGGCGTCGGCGAACGAGAAGGAAGAGTCTACAGTA agctCGTATCTCGaataaacttcaatttttcacacgGAATCGGGCGTTCAGGCAGTTTGACAGAATCTCAACCGAAAGCTGTTGGCAGTACGATGCTCGCTCGTCTCACGGAATGTCTTCTTTTGGATCTCATCAAGCTCGCGGGCGTCCCAAGTGCGCAAAAATGCCTTCTTGTACCGATGGCGACGGGAATGACgctcgttttaatttttttaagtcttcgCCAACTTCGTCCCAAGGCAAAATTCATTCTTTGGTCTcgaatcgatcaaaaatcctGTTTCAAGGCAATTTCCACAGCTGGATTTACGCCCGTAATAATCGACACTGTTCAAGCGGAGGACGAACTTAAAACGGATGTTGACGaatttgagaatttaattcaagaaatCGGCGCGGAAAACATCGCTTGCATTTATTCGACGACAAGTTGCTTTGCGCCGCGTGCCTGTGACGATTTACTCGCGTTATCAAAGCTTGCGAGAGATTTCGACATTCCTCATGTTGTTAACAACGCTTATGGACTTCAAAGTACCTTTTTGACGCATCAAATTGAACAAGCCACGAAAAAGGGGAGAATTGATGTTTTTGTCTCGAGTGCCGATAAGAACCTCATGGTACCCGTGAGTGGTTGCATCGTCGCTGGATTCAatgaagagctgaaaattgaaagaattgCCGATACTTATGCCGGGAGAGCAACGTCAGCGTCGGCTTTGAATGTTTTTATCACGCTTTTGTCGATGGGAAGAGAGGATTTTTTGCGACTCGTTAAGGaaaggaaagaaaattttgcgtatttgaaggaaaaattgacaaatttggcGGAAAAATATAACGAAAAAGTGCTGCTGACCAAAAATAATCCGATTTCTGTGGCTTTTACAttggaaaatttcgaaaatgaaaCGAGTATTGGGTCAATGTTGTTCAAACGAGGCGTTTCGGGAGCAAGAGTTGTACCAAAAAGAGATGCTAAAGAAATTTGTGGATTTAAATTcgaag gTTGGGGATCTCACACAAGCAACTTTAACCAATCATATCTCACCGCAGCTGTCGGAATTGGCGCCAAACGAGAAGAAATCGACACATTCATCACCAAACTCGACAAA gaaatTAATTCTCATCAACTCAGCAACATCCAAATCCTCAATGAAATTGATCCTCAAGATTTACTGCATGAGACTGAAGAAGATTCTTTCCAATTTTTCGAAGTAAAAACAGAAGACGTCGACTTTACATATGAGACTTTTGATGAAGACTCGGTTACAATTTCGCATAAACGCAAGGCAGACGAAGAATTATCAGCGTCGAAAAACTTCTTCAAGTGCGGATTTTGTGATGCAACCTTTAACAGAAAATACAATGCAGAAAGACATGAGAGGAAAGTTCATGGGAAATTACAAACCAAAAGTCTTCCTGAt acaatggAAATCAACAGGATCGAAACCCgttttgaaagcaaaaaaaatatacaaaaaatagaatCTGCAGATAGAAAATTCAAGTGTCGATATTGTATTGCAtcctttactaaaaaattcaacgcAGATCGTCACGAAAAAGAATTTCACGGGAAGAAATCTAACGAGAAGAAGTCTCTTGAGAATCCGTGTGAAAAGCTTCATGAG ataattaaaCGTGGAAAACCATCTTCAAAACAATTCAAGTGCAGATATTGTGATGAAacttttacaagaaaatttaatcaaaaacggcatgagaataattttcacactgtggaaaagtga
- the LOC134836702 gene encoding protein suppressor of hairy wing-like encodes MSPKKVSNIKPHAKSKSVPKSKKINDFFPVKDEKNVKPDPQIIFEEVEEIIEHICAKCEQSFDNMDTLRAHLPACRSTLLNQQFVPQTTTDTGNVEHYILDIPNAISEETAAEKDEPETTIVLDFRKNEQITVDPDYEDDYEPATKDEQKSWEAHDDEETCFCCGESVETAHTGHIRCKKCPKSFKDNPSIRRHVLTLHSTVTNKFPCDKCNAVVLSAKLFKMHLEAHKHGKQFCCRGCGKEFTRQYHLTRHLKYMNCDGKRPVIKHPCNVCGALFARMDNLKLHLQTHIEAPQQKKDFQCSYCPRAFLGSSLLNIHLRTHTGEKPFICDICKKGFPSNGALRKHRRTHTGEKPYQCTYCPSRFAAKETLNRHTKTHTGVKKYACEYCEAKFIQNSQLKAHMKAHDDSIRWECKVCGEKFETVRLKHIHYRNAHKMGKIYTCDYCKNNYITKAELKRHMQGVHLRLRAFACTQCHKHFVTKGQLAIHSNIHRIEAPVKCKLCNRMFRRRDCYRRHIRNRHKNYFEWAIKTAEKRKLGILASEDAAFEQLRQEVLRKDQSQEVVIDENKLPFDYRADIDEKGYIELVIPEEIEDEYMEEAPQDANSADKNKDLTFGGLDEHIRRMKVDESLTDEALISYTKQLLGLLLDATTLEDFGYPDLPTIQILTSIIENCGGKPFEEEDTDEPTCIRENVKLFFTLVMESDQIKNLLNNHNVDEVIQFIIKYLQSDDMETV; translated from the exons atGTCAccaaaaaaagtttccaaCATCAAACCTCACGCCAAGAGCAAATCCGTGccaaaaagcaagaaaattaacgattttttccCCGTCAAGGatgagaaaaatgtcaaacccGATCCACAAATCATCTTTGAGGAAGTCGAAGAGATCATCGAACACATTTGCGCCAAATGTGAACAATCCTTCGACAACATGGACACCCTCAGAGCTCATTTGCCCGCATGTCGCAGTACATTACTGAATCAACAATTCGTTCCCCAGACAACAACTGACACCGGCAACGTCGAACATTACATCCTGGACATCCCAAATGCGATTTCCGAAGAAACTGCGGCAGAAAAAGACGAACCAGAAACAACTATCGTCTTGGATTTccgaaaaaacgaacaaattaCTGTCGATCCCGATTACGAAGACGACTACGAGCCCGCAACGAAAGACGAGCAAAAATCATGGGAAGCTCACGACGACGAGGAAACGTGTTTTTGCTGCGGCGAGAGCGTCGAAACTGCTCACACGGGTCACATTCGGTGCAAAAAGTGCCCGAAATCGTTCAAAGACAATCCGAGCATTCGACGCCATGTCTTGACGTTACATTCGACGGTGACGAATAAATTTCCGTGCGACAAATGCAATGCGGTCGTTTTGTCGGCGAAACTCTTCAAAATGCATCTCGAAGCTCACAAACACGGAAAACAGTTTTGTTGTCGCGGTTGCGGCAAAGAATTCACGCGTCAATATCACCTTACGCGACATCTCAAATACATGAATTGCGACGGGAAACGACCCGTAATTAAGCATCCGTGCAACGTTTGTGGCGCCTTATTTGCTCGCATGGACAATTTGAAGCTGCATTTGCAAACGCATATCGAAGCGCCGCAGCAAAAGAAGGATTTTCAGTGTTCGTATTGTCCGCGTGCCTTTTTGGGTTCGTCGCTGTTGAATATTCACCTGAGAACGCATACCGGAGAGAAGCCCTTCATTTGTGACATTTGCAAGAAAGGTTTCCCCTCGAATGGCGCATTGAGAAAGCATCGCAGAACGCATACGGGCGAGAAACCGTATCAATGTACTTATTGCCCGTCGAGATTTGCTGCCAAGGAAACGTTGAATCGACACACGAAGACGCATACGGGAGTGAAAAAGTACGCGTGTGAATATTGTGAAgcgaaattcattcaaaatagtCAGTTGAAGGCACATATgaag gctCATGATGACTCGATTCGTTGGGAATGTAAAGTTTGCGGcgagaaatttgaaactgtTCGACt caAACACATCCATTACCGCAACGCTCACAAAATGGGCAAAATTTACACGTGTGACTATTGCAAGAACAATTACATCACAAAAGCCGAGCTCAAGCGTCACATGCAGGGAGTCCATTTGCGTTTACGTGCCTTCGCATGCACCCAATGCCACAAACACTTCGTTACAAAGGGTCAACTCGCGATCCATTCCAACATTCATCGTATCGAGGCGCCCGTCAAATGCAAATTATGCAACCGAATGTTCCGTCGACGCGATTGTTACCGTCGTCACATCCGAAATCGCCACAAAAACTACTTTGAATGGGCAATCAAGACCGCCGAAAAGCGAAAATTGGGCATTTTGGCGAGCGAAGATGCCGCTTTCGAACAGCTGCGTCAAGAAGTACTTCGCAAGGATCAATCGCAAGAAGTTGTCATCGACGAAAACAAACTTCCGTTCGACTATCGCGCGGATATCGACGAAAAAGGATACATCGAGCTCGTTATCCCGGAAGAAATCGAAGACGAGTACATGGAAGAAGCACCGCAAGACGCAAATTCCGCGGATAAAAACAAAGATTTGACCTTCGGAGGCTTGGATGAACACATTCGACGCATGAAAGTTGACGAATCGCTCACTGACGAAGCCCTGATTTCCTACACGAAGCAACTTTTGGGCCTTTTACTCGATGCCACGACATTAGAAGACTTTGGATATCCGGATTTGCCGACGATTCAAATTCTCACGTCGATTATCGAGAATTGCGGAGGAAAACCATTCGAGGAAGAAGATACTGATGAACCAACTTGCATTCGAGAAAATGTCAAACTTTTCTTTACACTCGTCATGGAAAGCGATCAGATCAAGAATTTGTTGAATAATCACAACGTCGATGAAGTCATTCAgtttattatcaaatatttgcaaTCGGATGACATGGAAACagtttga
- the LOC134836709 gene encoding uncharacterized protein LOC134836709, with protein sequence MSSAGVHQHTEINPNPGTKNEDNKNPIYESIEDDVEHLEQMITLRDSNFHSVTREVWRDVVSPSSSISSINTSDSDDEDFSGYISIGGSFSFTRERRNANNNNFCDKSSAMSDADTEDTLNESRISLQEINMQIGVAEELVLTPNSRQKHNNKHLFTNLETIHEGKFLHTPPKNAADRSSPRTNKRKSSSLLFERLERD encoded by the coding sequence ATGTCATCAGCAGGAGTTCACCAACACACAGAAATAAATCCTAATCCCGGCACAAAAAATGAGGACAACAAAAATCCGATTTACGAGTCCATCGAAGACGATGTTGAGCATCTCGAACAAATGATCACGTTGCGTGACTCGAATTTTCATTCGGTGACGAGAGAAGTTTGGCGCGACGTCGTTTCCCCGTCGTCGAGTATTTCGTCGATCAACACAAGTGACTCGGATGACGAGGATTTTTCGGGATACATCAGCATCGGCGGGAGTTTTAGTTTCACGCGGGAGCGACGAAATGCgaataacaacaatttttgtgataaatcgTCGGCAATGAGTGATGCCGACACGGAAGACACGCTGAATGAGAGTCGAATCTCGTTGCAGGAGATCAACATGCAAATTGGCGTGGCGGAGGAATTAGTGCTGACACCGAATTCGCGACAAAAGCACAACAACAAGCATCTTTTTACGAATTTGGAGACAATTCACGAGGGAAAGTTTCTGCATACGCCGCCCAAAAATGCAGCAGATCGATCGTCGCCGcgaacaaacaaacgaaaatcGTCGAGTTTGCTGTTTGAACGCCTGGAGCGCGACTGA